One window of the Populus nigra chromosome 4, ddPopNigr1.1, whole genome shotgun sequence genome contains the following:
- the LOC133691473 gene encoding uncharacterized protein LOC133691473: MGWQKKQKKLSGCAIFREPFHVVTITLLSLLLPLSFLLLARLSCYNYMLTITSDPTQQSTSSFILSLLLSINPSILCFLVSIVSIATLIHGLAGRTTLLSESPGVIYRPGLYTAWIVLCTLQICVGLGIEGSIAAGIFDGSGFDTRRGLLCRYIFFLGLHETMIHWSRTVVKPVVDDTIFGAAGDEKWAQRVTIALSYGTLWWLSIRDEVESLVFVAEAKIELSMDLGVADLVGWWLYYLTVTIGMVRVVKSLIWIGAILLCKRVRRNSTETCEDEFDKV; encoded by the coding sequence ATGGGGTggcaaaagaagcaaaaaaagcTCTCAGGTTGTGCCATTTTCAGAGAACCCTTCCATGTCGTGACCATTACCCTCCTCAGTCTCTTGCTGCCTCTCTCATTTCTCCTCCTTGCCAGGCTCTCTTGTTATAACTATATGTTGACCATCACATCTGATCCTACACAGCAATCAACCTCTTCTTTCATCTTATCCTTATTGTTGTCCATCAATCCATCAATTCTGTGTTTTCTTGTTTCAATTGTTAGCATAGCTACTCTTATTCACGGCTTGGCAGGAAGAACGACCCTTCTAAGCGAGTCACCAGGCGTAATTTACCGGCCCGGATTGTACACCGCATGGATTGTGTTATGCACTTTACAGATTTGTGTTGGCTTGGGCATTGAAGGGAGCATAGCTGCTGGAATATTTGATGGTTCTGGTTTTGATACTCGAAGAGGTTTATTGTGTAGATACATATTTTTCTTGGGGTTGCATGAGACCATGATCCACTGGTCAAGAACTGTTGTTAAGCCAGTGGTTGATGACACGATTTTTGGTGCGGCTGGAGATGAGAAGTGGGCACAGAGGGTGACCATAGCTTTGAGTTATGGTACTTTGTGGTGGTTGAGTATAAGGGATGAAGTTGAGTCTCTGGTTTTCGTAGCAGAGGCAAAGATAGAGCTGTCGATGGATTTAGGAGTGGCTGACTTGGTTGGTTGGTGGCTGTATTACCTGACAGTAACGATCGGAATGGTAAGAGTTGTCAAGAGTCTTATCTGGATTGGGGCGATTCTGCTTTGTAAGAGGGTACGACGGAATTCTACGGAGACCTGTGAGGATGAATTTGACAAGGTCTGA